The Herbiconiux sp. A18JL235 region ACACGAACGAGCTCTGGCACTTCGAGCTCACGGCAGACGACGCGGGCGAGTGCCCGCCGCAGCTCCGGGACGGAAGCGCGGGCTGATCGTGTGCTGAGGTCGAGGACGGTTCGGCTCAGTCCGCCGTGTGGTCGACGTCGAGCGGCTGCACGACGACGTGGGAGTGCCCCTCGGGGCCGCCGTGCGCCTCGACGTACCGCTTGAAGCCTCGCACGGCCGTGCGGAGCGCGCGGGAGTCGGCCTTCAGGACGGCGGCGCTTCGTTCGGCCGGGCCATCCGGGGTCCACTCCAGGATCACGGTGACCGTGGTGCGATCGTCGGCGTCTTCGGTGAAGGAGGCGCTTGCCGTGTGGGCTGGCTCACCCGTGATGCTGCGCCACGAGATCCGTTCCTCGGGGGCCTGCTCGACGATCTCGATGTCGAACTCGCGCTCGAAGCCGGCGAGCGAGAGGGTCCAGTGGCTGTAGAGCTCCGCGGTGACGGAGACCGTGCGAACGGCGGACACGAACTGCGGGAACGCCTCGACGTCGAGCCATTGCTGGTAGACGGCGGCGATCGGCGCGTGGATCGTCTCGGAATGCTGTGCGCGTGCCATGGTGAACCCTCTCGTCCGACGATCAGACGCGTCGGTTACCGGTGAGCAGCCGCACCAGGAAGACGATCACCGCCAGCACGAGCAGGATGAGCCCCACCCAGAGGAGGAAGTTCAGCGAGGAGACGAAACCTCCCGTGAACAGGAGGACGATCGCGATGACCGCGATGATGATGAGCAGGATGTTCATGGTGCATCTCCTTTGTTGATACGACGGCTCGGGAGCCGCCCTGCCGCCTGGTGGGCGGAAGTCTTATTTCTTGCCGGGACCGTTGCCGTTGCCGTTATTGTTTCCGGGGCCCTTGTTCTCGGCGCCGTTCCCGTTGTTGTTGCCCGGGCCCTTGTTCTCGTTGCCCGTGCCGCTGTCGCCCGGCCCGGTGTCGCCGGTGTCGACCGGTGCCTCGACCACGGGCTGCGTGTCTTCGGGCACGACGGCCTCGGTGGGAACGTCCTCGACGACGGTCTGCTCCGTCTCCGCGGGCTGCACGTCGTCGGCGGGCACGACGGCCTGCTCCGGCACCGCCGGATCCGTCGCCTCGACCTGGGCGGGAGACGCAGGGGCCGACGACGAGCCCAGAGCGGAGAGCGAGACCCCCACCACCGCCACGAGCACCAGAGCCGAAGCCGCCAGGGTGAGCACGACCCGGCGTCTGCGGCCCTTCGCCCGTGCGGGTGCTGCAGTGGACGTGGGCTTCGTCGGCGTCGTGCTCGCCCACGCGGGCGCGGCATCGAGCGCCGCCGGCGCCACCCCCGCCAGCGCGACGGTCGCCGCTGTCGGTTCGGCGCGCGGCGGCTCGGCGAGCACCATCGTCGCCTCGAGGTCGATCGCTCCCGTCGCCGTCGGGTCGCTCACCCCTCCCGTCATCAGCTCGCCCGCGGCGACCGCGACGTCGAGAGCCGTCGGCCGGGTCGAGGGCTCTCGCGCGGTCATCGCCGCCAGGAGGGACTTCCAGCCGTAGCCGAGTGATCCAGGAACCACGGGGTCGCGGCTGAGTCGCGCGAGGGCGGTCTCGTGGGTCGCCGTCTGGGGGAACGCCCGCTCGCCTGTGAGCGCCTCGAGCAGCACCAGTCCGAGCGAGTACACGTCGGACGCGGGGGTCGCGGCGGCTCCGCGCACCTGCTCCGGGCTGAGGTAGGCGGCGGTGCCGATCAACGTTCCCGGGGCGGTGAGGCGGGTGGCGTCGACGAGCAGTGCGATGCCGAAGTCGGCGAGCTTCGCCCGGTACTCCTCCCCCGGCAGGTGAGACGGGCGCAGCAGCACGTTCGACGGCTTGATGTCGCGATGCACGATCCCCGACTGGTGCACGACATGCAGGGCTTCGGCGAGGTCGCGCGCCATCGTGGCGGTTTCGCGCTGCCCGAGGGGGCCGCGCTCGACCCGCTGGCGCAGCGTCGGGCCCTCGACGCACTCCATCACGAGGTAGTTCGGACGGTCACCCGTCATCCGGGCGTCGTACAGGGTCACCAGCGCAGCGTGGTTGAGGGAGGCGAGAAAGCGCATCTCGGTCGTCGTTCGCGCGTCTTCCACGGCGGACTCGCGGAACACCTTCACCGCGACGGTGCGGCCGAGCGTCTCGTCGCGGGCGCGGTACACGACACCCATCCCTCCCGAGCCCAGGCGTGAGTCGAGGAGGTAGCGGCCATCGAGCAGCTCGCCAGTCGTCGGGGAGCTCTCGGGAGGAGCGATCGACACCGATCAGACCAGGGGGCCGTCGGACTCGCGGGTGCTCCGCGTGACCTGCTCGCCGCTCGCCGGGTCGACGGCCGAGCGGGTGGTGGCCACCGACTGACGGCGGCGGAAGACCATCACCAGGCTGATGATGAACACCACGACCCCGGCCGCCATGAGGATGTAGCCGATCAGGGAGAGATTCACGACTCCGCCGAGATCGACGTTCACCGCGAACGCCAGGATGGCGCCGATCACGAAGAGAGCGATTCCGGTTC contains the following coding sequences:
- a CDS encoding SRPBCC family protein, which produces MARAQHSETIHAPIAAVYQQWLDVEAFPQFVSAVRTVSVTAELYSHWTLSLAGFEREFDIEIVEQAPEERISWRSITGEPAHTASASFTEDADDRTTVTVILEWTPDGPAERSAAVLKADSRALRTAVRGFKRYVEAHGGPEGHSHVVVQPLDVDHTAD
- a CDS encoding DUF6458 family protein, which produces MGIGTGIALFVIGAILAFAVNVDLGGVVNLSLIGYILMAAGVVVFIISLVMVFRRRQSVATTRSAVDPASGEQVTRSTRESDGPLV
- a CDS encoding protein kinase: MSIAPPESSPTTGELLDGRYLLDSRLGSGGMGVVYRARDETLGRTVAVKVFRESAVEDARTTTEMRFLASLNHAALVTLYDARMTGDRPNYLVMECVEGPTLRQRVERGPLGQRETATMARDLAEALHVVHQSGIVHRDIKPSNVLLRPSHLPGEEYRAKLADFGIALLVDATRLTAPGTLIGTAAYLSPEQVRGAAATPASDVYSLGLVLLEALTGERAFPQTATHETALARLSRDPVVPGSLGYGWKSLLAAMTAREPSTRPTALDVAVAAGELMTGGVSDPTATGAIDLEATMVLAEPPRAEPTAATVALAGVAPAALDAAPAWASTTPTKPTSTAAPARAKGRRRRVVLTLAASALVLVAVVGVSLSALGSSSAPASPAQVEATDPAVPEQAVVPADDVQPAETEQTVVEDVPTEAVVPEDTQPVVEAPVDTGDTGPGDSGTGNENKGPGNNNGNGAENKGPGNNNGNGNGPGKK